Within Lactobacillus amylovorus DSM 20531, the genomic segment TCCTAAAGTTGGTGATGAAATTGAAGGCTTCATTTATGACAATAAGCATCATGATCGTGAAATGACGCAATTTTTACCGTTTGCTCAACCAGATCAATATGGCTGGGGGAAGGTCACTGAAGTAAGACCTGGTTTAGGTGTATTCGTCGATGTTGGCCTTCCTGATAAGGATGTTGTATTGTCAATGGATGATCTGCCACGCGAAAAGGAAAGATGGCCACGCCGTGATGATCGTTTATTGGTTAGATTGGAAACAGACTACAAGGATCGAATTTGGGCAAAGCTTGCTGATGAAAACATTTTTGATCAATTAGCTGCCAACTTCCCTAATAATATGAATAATCAAAATGTCTTTTGTACTGTTTATGCCAGTCGTGAAATTGGAGCCTTTGTTTTAACTGACGACTATTACTTGGGCTTTGTTCACGCTTCCCAAATGCCTCGTCCAATGCGTTTAGGCGAACAATTTAAGGGAAGAGTCATTGGTGTCAGCCAATATGGTCGTTTGAACCTGAGTGCTTTGCCTCGAGCATTTGAAGAAATTGACGACGATGCACAAATGATTTTGATGAGTTTGCGTAGACGTGAAACTAAGACTTTGCCTTTCTACGACAAGTCTGATGCTCAAGAGATTAAATCTTACTTTGGTATTTCAAAGTCAGCCTTTAAGCGTGCTGTAGGTCACTTGCTTAAAGATGGCTTAATTGAAGAAAATAAAGACGCAGGAACGATCACCTTGATTAAGGATCCAGAAGAGGATGTCGATGACGAATAATGAGTTGCAGGATCAAATAGACGATTACTTACGCTTTAGCCAAGTTGAGCGAGGCTTGAGCACCAATACAATTAGTGCTTATCGACAAGACCTCGAAGAATATCTTTCTTTTATCAAAAAAGAGGGGATGTCTTCATGGCCAACAGAAGCTAGTGATGTTGATGCCTTTTTAGCTAGACAGCGTGATTTGAATAAGGCAACGAGTTCGATTAGTCGACTTATTTCGAGCATGCGTAAATTTTATCAATGGCTAGCAAGACAAAGTATTCAAAAGTTAAATCCAATGCTGGAAATTGATTTACCCAAAAAGGAGCGGCGTCTGCCAACTGCTTTGAGTCGAGAAGAAGTTAATCGTTTGTTAGAACAACCAGATGTAGAACAAAAATTGGGTCTGCGGAATCGTGCGATTTTGGAAACTTTGTATGCTACAGGAATGCGGGTTAGCGAATTGATTAATTTAGAATTACAAGATATCCATGAAGATCTTGGCTTAATTCGTGTTTTAGGAAAGGGATCAAAGGAAAGACTGATTCCAATTAGTCCTGTAGCATTGCACTGGATTGATAAGTATCAAAAGCAAGTTCGCGATCCACTAATTCTTAAATCTGGGAAAAATGATGAACATCTTTTCTTGAATAATCGTGGAGGAAAATTAACTAGGCAAGCTATTTGGCAAATGATTAAGAAATATTGTCAAATGGCAGGTATCACTAAAGATGTTACGCCTCACACTTTGCGTCATACGTTTGCGACGCATTTATTAGAAAATGGTGCAGATTTGAGAGTTGTGCAAGAGATTCTAGGTCACTCTGATATTAGTACCACTCAAATCTATACTAATTTGTCGCAAAAACATATTTTACAAGTGTATCAAAAGACTCATCCACGTCTTTAGGTGAAAGTTATGCTAATACAATATAAAAAAGATTATGAAAAGACGGCTATGGGGTTGCTCTCATATTTGCCAGATTTCAAAAATATCGAAAACCTAAAAGAAGAAATCAGTTTGAATCAAGAAGACAATGATTTCGTGCTATTTTTGTACCGTAACAAGCAAAATAATGTTGTCGGTGTGTTGGGTACACAAATGACAGATAAGTTCATTATTATTCGCTACTTGTCTCT encodes:
- a CDS encoding reductase; translated protein: MLIQYKKDYEKTAMGLLSYLPDFKNIENLKEEISLNQEDNDFVLFLYRNKQNNVVGVLGTQMTDKFIIIRYLSLAPGFREISYEKDIFAELKNEYPNKRITAVPEYTDLLKAVEADG
- a CDS encoding S1 RNA-binding domain-containing protein, which gives rise to MLGTVEKGKIIDENENAYYVQIDGITYELKKHEITQDDIPKVGDEIEGFIYDNKHHDREMTQFLPFAQPDQYGWGKVTEVRPGLGVFVDVGLPDKDVVLSMDDLPREKERWPRRDDRLLVRLETDYKDRIWAKLADENIFDQLAANFPNNMNNQNVFCTVYASREIGAFVLTDDYYLGFVHASQMPRPMRLGEQFKGRVIGVSQYGRLNLSALPRAFEEIDDDAQMILMSLRRRETKTLPFYDKSDAQEIKSYFGISKSAFKRAVGHLLKDGLIEENKDAGTITLIKDPEEDVDDE
- the xerD gene encoding site-specific tyrosine recombinase XerD, producing the protein MTNNELQDQIDDYLRFSQVERGLSTNTISAYRQDLEEYLSFIKKEGMSSWPTEASDVDAFLARQRDLNKATSSISRLISSMRKFYQWLARQSIQKLNPMLEIDLPKKERRLPTALSREEVNRLLEQPDVEQKLGLRNRAILETLYATGMRVSELINLELQDIHEDLGLIRVLGKGSKERLIPISPVALHWIDKYQKQVRDPLILKSGKNDEHLFLNNRGGKLTRQAIWQMIKKYCQMAGITKDVTPHTLRHTFATHLLENGADLRVVQEILGHSDISTTQIYTNLSQKHILQVYQKTHPRL